A genomic segment from Streptomyces sp. NBC_00459 encodes:
- a CDS encoding MarR family winged helix-turn-helix transcriptional regulator produces MATPEKTRRRDPMTLEVIDLIGAVVARYHEEYEEAATQHSLTGAQARLLSLLSLEPLPMRQLARKLRCEPSNVTGIVDRLESRDLVERRPDPSDRRVKLAACTDEGLRVARSLRDSLDFAREPLAGLSDDERVLLRGLLLRMVQA; encoded by the coding sequence ATGGCCACACCAGAGAAGACCCGCCGCCGCGACCCCATGACCCTGGAGGTCATCGACCTCATCGGCGCGGTCGTGGCCCGCTACCACGAGGAGTACGAGGAGGCGGCCACCCAGCACTCCCTCACCGGAGCGCAGGCGCGGCTGCTGAGTCTGCTCTCCCTGGAACCCCTGCCGATGCGGCAACTGGCACGGAAGCTGCGGTGCGAGCCGTCGAACGTCACGGGGATCGTGGACCGGCTGGAGTCCCGGGACCTGGTCGAGCGCCGCCCCGACCCCTCGGACCGCCGGGTGAAGCTGGCCGCCTGCACGGACGAGGGGCTCCGGGTCGCGCGGAGCCTGCGTGACTCCCTGGACTTCGCCCGGGAGCCGCTGGCCGGGCTGTCGGACGATGAGCGGGTGCTGTTGCGGGGGTTGTTGCTGCGGATGGTGCAGGCGTAG